Proteins encoded in a region of the Gammaproteobacteria bacterium genome:
- the pssA gene encoding CDP-diacylglycerol--serine O-phosphatidyltransferase translates to MEKQEDKDRTESVLPIDEHEEFVSEGGRRVRRQGIYLLPNLLTLGALFSGFYAIIAGMGGDFNAAGWAVLIASVFDGLDGRVARLTGTQSAFGAEFDSLSDMVSFGMAPALIAFSWGLSSLGNPGWAAAFIFMSCAALRLARFNVQLGTVSKRFFVGLQSPVAAGLVTFCVWVAALYEVRVTPGIAYTLAGITVIAGLLMVSNYRYFSFKEMNLKGTVPYVVFLMFVAMLVLIAQNPHETLLGMCVLYALSGPVLWIYRRQGGGSGKGGAQTAGAVAIDGVSGPAGQAPDNSTLSAGKSSTGAGKGRASAKAISAGGNGEVGEDKSGAGREAGAEAAEPAVHNPAVHNKEESSANDPDKASTRSTSRNDKNLLHRQEGESDSTQRKVWQKYTASRRNRLVAKQDRKSSRLITPKWRAEVTAAGSASAKRPNRQMLQARRLTDRVKLKGKSKINS, encoded by the coding sequence ATGGAAAAACAAGAAGATAAAGATCGAACCGAAAGTGTTCTCCCTATAGATGAGCATGAAGAGTTCGTTTCCGAAGGAGGCAGACGGGTCCGCAGGCAGGGTATTTACCTGTTGCCAAATCTGCTGACACTTGGTGCTCTTTTCTCCGGTTTCTACGCCATCATCGCCGGCATGGGAGGCGATTTCAACGCGGCCGGATGGGCGGTACTGATCGCTTCTGTGTTTGACGGCCTGGACGGCAGGGTGGCGCGTCTCACCGGCACGCAGAGCGCCTTTGGTGCCGAGTTCGACAGCCTCTCGGATATGGTTTCCTTCGGCATGGCGCCGGCGCTGATTGCGTTCTCGTGGGGGCTGTCCTCGCTGGGCAATCCTGGCTGGGCTGCCGCGTTTATCTTCATGTCCTGCGCCGCTCTGCGGTTGGCAAGATTCAACGTGCAACTGGGTACCGTCAGCAAGCGGTTTTTCGTGGGGTTGCAGAGTCCTGTCGCGGCAGGGTTGGTTACTTTCTGTGTCTGGGTAGCTGCGCTTTACGAGGTTCGAGTGACGCCGGGTATTGCTTATACGCTGGCGGGCATCACGGTCATTGCCGGGTTACTGATGGTTTCCAACTACCGCTATTTCAGTTTCAAGGAAATGAATTTAAAGGGGACTGTTCCCTATGTCGTGTTTCTGATGTTCGTGGCGATGCTGGTACTTATCGCTCAGAATCCTCACGAAACGCTGCTGGGAATGTGCGTTTTGTACGCCCTGTCCGGTCCGGTTTTATGGATATATCGGCGCCAGGGAGGGGGATCTGGTAAGGGTGGCGCACAAACCGCTGGGGCGGTGGCCATTGATGGCGTGTCCGGCCCCGCTGGGCAAGCGCCTGATAATTCCACCCTCAGTGCAGGGAAATCATCGACAGGAGCGGGTAAGGGAAGGGCAAGTGCGAAAGCGATAAGTGCTGGGGGCAACGGCGAGGTCGGAGAAGATAAAAGCGGAGCTGGTCGGGAAGCCGGTGCTGAAGCTGCAGAGCCCGCAGTACACAATCCCGCAGTACACAATAAGGAAGAGTCGTCAGCAAACGATCCCGACAAGGCGTCGACCAGGTCAACCTCGAGGAATGATAAGAATCTGTTGCACCGCCAGGAAGGAGAGTCGGATTCAACGCAGAGGAAAGTCTGGCAGAAGTACACTGCAAGCCGTCGCAACAGGTTAGTGGCGAAGCAGGACCGGAAGAGCAGTCGGCTTATTACACCAAAATGGCGGGCTGAAGTAACAGCCGCCGGCAGCGCCTCGGCAAAGCGGCCGAACAGGCAAATGTTACAGGCCCGGCGGCTAACCGACAGGGTAAAACTGAAGGGCAAATCAAAAATAAACAGCTGA
- the msrP gene encoding protein-methionine-sulfoxide reductase catalytic subunit MsrP, translating into MLIKKPSDIKPSEITPEAVFKNRRQFMTGAGALALGAATGSLPELTMAQDGDALKARAPMSLTRSAPAEWWEPKFATIKPAPDTGPYYTGEALTPYEDVTRYNNFYEFGMDKGDPSRNSGRFEVDPWSVEIGGECARPGTYNLEDIIRPHDLEERIYRLRCVEAWSMVIPWIGFPLADLLKRFEPNSRARYVEFQTAVDRDSMPGVRSPFSIIRWPYQEGLRIDEAMNELTFMAVGVYGNYLPPQNGAPMRLVVPWKYGFKSIKSIVRINFVEEQPSTSWNDLQPSEYGFYANVNPEVHHPRWRQDTERRLPHTLFSRPIIKTLPFNGYGEQVASLYEGMDLARYF; encoded by the coding sequence ATGTTGATCAAGAAACCGTCCGACATCAAGCCCTCCGAAATAACACCTGAAGCAGTTTTCAAAAACCGCCGCCAGTTCATGACTGGAGCTGGAGCCCTCGCTCTGGGGGCAGCAACGGGTTCATTACCTGAGCTTACGATGGCGCAGGACGGCGATGCCCTCAAGGCCAGAGCGCCGATGAGTCTGACGCGCTCAGCCCCGGCGGAGTGGTGGGAGCCAAAGTTCGCCACTATCAAGCCGGCCCCGGATACCGGGCCTTACTATACCGGTGAGGCGTTGACCCCGTATGAAGACGTCACCCGCTATAACAACTTCTATGAATTCGGAATGGACAAGGGCGATCCATCCCGCAATTCCGGGCGTTTCGAAGTAGACCCCTGGTCCGTGGAAATCGGCGGCGAGTGCGCCAGGCCGGGAACTTACAATCTGGAAGATATAATCAGGCCGCACGACCTGGAAGAACGGATTTATCGGCTTCGATGCGTTGAAGCCTGGTCTATGGTGATTCCGTGGATCGGATTTCCTCTGGCTGATCTGTTGAAGCGTTTTGAACCAAACTCCCGGGCTCGCTACGTGGAATTTCAAACCGCAGTGGACCGTGATTCCATGCCCGGGGTGCGCTCACCGTTCTCCATAATTCGCTGGCCCTATCAGGAGGGGCTGCGCATCGACGAGGCCATGAACGAACTGACTTTCATGGCGGTCGGTGTCTACGGCAACTATCTCCCGCCGCAAAACGGCGCACCCATGCGGCTGGTGGTGCCGTGGAAGTACGGTTTCAAGAGTATCAAATCAATCGTACGTATCAATTTTGTAGAAGAGCAGCCGAGCACCAGCTGGAACGACCTGCAACCCAGTGAGTATGGCTTCTACGCCAATGTGAATCCCGAAGTGCATCATCCCCGCTGGCGTCAGGACACCGAAAGGCGATTGCCGCACACACTATTCAGCCGCCCTATTATCAAAACCTTGCCGTTCAATGGCTACGGCGAGCAGGTTGCCAGCCTGTATGAGGGTATGGATTTAGCGCGCTATTTCTGA
- a CDS encoding protein-methionine-sulfoxide reductase heme-binding subunit MsrQ, with amino-acid sequence MTNSGIGIQKGIKLGVFCISLLPFLYLFYLVWTNNLGPDPGETLAKESGEWTFRYLLATLAITPLQQLTGWRITNRYRRMIGLYALFYASAHFLVYLMFLLGFRWSALYQEILERPYITVGFSAFVILVALGITSPKAMLRRLGKNWKRLHRFIYLAAVLVMIHMIWILRSDYGEALLYGGVLAILLGYRLLGYLRKTAANHRRLKSP; translated from the coding sequence TTGACTAACAGTGGAATCGGGATACAGAAAGGCATCAAGCTGGGAGTTTTCTGTATCTCGCTGCTGCCCTTCCTGTATCTATTCTATCTGGTCTGGACCAATAACCTTGGCCCCGACCCTGGCGAAACTCTGGCCAAGGAATCCGGCGAATGGACCTTCAGGTACCTGCTTGCCACCCTGGCCATCACTCCGCTCCAGCAACTGACTGGCTGGCGAATAACCAATCGCTATCGTCGCATGATCGGCCTCTATGCGTTGTTTTATGCCAGCGCTCACTTCCTGGTCTATCTCATGTTTCTGCTGGGGTTCCGCTGGTCGGCTCTGTATCAGGAAATTCTGGAACGGCCTTATATTACAGTAGGCTTTTCTGCTTTCGTAATCCTGGTGGCGTTGGGTATTACGTCGCCCAAAGCGATGCTTAGAAGGCTGGGTAAGAACTGGAAACGCTTGCATCGTTTCATCTACCTGGCCGCTGTTCTGGTCATGATCCATATGATCTGGATATTGCGATCTGATTACGGAGAAGCGCTGTTGTACGGTGGTGTGCTTGCAATACTGTTGGGGTATCGGCTGCTGGGTTACCTTCGCAAAACAGCCGCTAATCACCGGCGCCTGAAATCTCCCTGA
- the ilvY gene encoding HTH-type transcriptional activator IlvY — MDTRELQIFNHLARTLHFSRTSAECYISPSSLTRLIQRLEDELGVQLFERDNRTVRLTKAGELFREYADESLQSWELLRRRLVSQSTSLSGRLSVFCSVTASYSFLKVLLDQFRAQYPGVEIQLHTGDTALTIQRVLEEQEDIGIAARPDQLPGKLRFKPIGESPLVFIAPSADCPLKERLEAYRREDRSIPWNEIPMVLSETGLARQRVNGWFREQGIRPLVYAQVTGNEAIVSMVSLGFGVGVVPALVVENSPKQAKVETLAVHPVLEPFTIGICSLRRKLSNPLVRAFWELAGKTDSTQLET; from the coding sequence GTGGACACTCGTGAACTGCAGATATTTAATCACCTGGCCAGGACGCTGCATTTTTCCAGGACCAGTGCGGAGTGTTATATCAGTCCTTCCAGTCTGACTCGACTGATACAGCGCCTTGAGGATGAACTTGGCGTGCAACTTTTTGAGCGGGACAATCGCACTGTGCGCCTCACCAAGGCCGGCGAACTGTTTCGTGAATATGCCGATGAGTCACTGCAGAGCTGGGAGCTGCTGCGGCGGCGGCTGGTAAGTCAGTCAACCAGTCTGTCCGGCCGTCTCAGCGTATTCTGCTCGGTCACTGCCAGCTATTCGTTTCTGAAAGTTCTGCTGGATCAGTTTCGGGCCCAGTATCCTGGTGTCGAGATTCAATTGCATACGGGCGACACGGCTCTGACCATTCAGCGAGTGCTCGAGGAACAGGAAGATATCGGAATCGCTGCCCGGCCGGATCAGTTGCCCGGAAAGCTGCGCTTCAAACCGATCGGGGAATCCCCCTTGGTATTTATTGCTCCGTCTGCTGATTGTCCCCTGAAGGAGCGGCTGGAGGCCTACCGGCGAGAGGATCGCTCCATTCCCTGGAATGAAATCCCCATGGTGCTGTCGGAAACCGGGCTCGCACGGCAGCGGGTAAACGGCTGGTTCAGGGAGCAGGGAATCAGGCCTTTAGTTTATGCCCAGGTCACGGGCAACGAAGCGATCGTCAGCATGGTCAGTCTGGGTTTTGGCGTGGGAGTAGTTCCTGCTCTGGTGGTGGAGAACAGTCCCAAGCAGGCCAAGGTGGAGACGCTTGCCGTGCACCCCGTTCTTGAGCCATTTACAATCGGGATCTGCAGTCTGCGCAGGAAATTGAGTAATCCGCTGGTTCGCGCCTTCTGGGAACTGGCTGGCAAAACCGACAGTACGCAGCTGGAAACCTGA
- the ilvC gene encoding ketol-acid reductoisomerase, with translation MNYFNTLPLRLQLQQLGKCRFMDSSEFTDGVNTLKGKKIVIVGCGAQGLNQGLNMRDSGLDIAYALRAAAISEQRPSWKNATENGFTVGTYEELIPTADLVLNLTPDKQHSAVVEQIMPLMKQGSALAYSHGFNVVEEGMQIRDDITVIMVAPKSPGSEVREEYKRGFGVPTLIAVHAENDPNGNGLEIAKAYAVATGGHRAGVLESSFIAEVKSDLMGEQTILCGMLQTGTLLCFNKMVEKGLDPAYASKLCQHGWETVAEGLKHGGITNMMDRLSNPAKIVAFSVADELKEIMAPLFQKHMDDIITGEFSSTMMEDWANDDRNLLGWREETAETPFEKTAAGEMEISEQEYYDRGILMVAMVKAGVELAFETMTSSGIIAESAYYESLHEVPLIANLIGRKKLYEMNKVISDTAEYGCYLFANACVPLLEDFMRDIDIDVIGQGLQLTDHGVDNAELIAVNDKIRSHPIETVGKQLRSHMTAMKKLV, from the coding sequence ATGAATTATTTCAACACCCTACCCCTGCGCCTGCAGCTGCAACAGCTGGGCAAATGTCGCTTCATGGACAGCTCGGAGTTTACCGACGGTGTTAACACGCTGAAAGGTAAAAAAATCGTCATCGTAGGCTGTGGGGCTCAGGGTCTGAATCAGGGCCTCAACATGCGCGACAGCGGCCTGGACATTGCCTATGCACTGCGCGCCGCCGCGATCTCTGAGCAGCGCCCCTCCTGGAAGAACGCCACTGAAAACGGCTTTACAGTCGGTACTTACGAGGAACTGATTCCCACTGCCGATCTGGTGCTGAACCTGACGCCGGACAAACAGCATAGCGCCGTGGTCGAGCAGATCATGCCGCTGATGAAACAAGGTTCCGCGCTGGCCTATTCGCACGGTTTTAATGTCGTGGAAGAAGGCATGCAGATACGTGACGACATTACCGTCATCATGGTGGCGCCCAAATCCCCTGGCTCAGAAGTCCGGGAAGAATACAAGCGTGGCTTTGGCGTCCCTACCCTGATCGCTGTCCATGCAGAGAACGATCCGAATGGCAACGGCCTCGAAATTGCCAAGGCCTACGCTGTAGCCACCGGCGGTCATCGTGCCGGGGTTCTGGAATCTTCATTCATCGCCGAAGTAAAATCAGACCTTATGGGTGAGCAGACCATTCTCTGTGGCATGCTGCAAACCGGCACGCTGTTGTGCTTTAACAAAATGGTAGAAAAAGGGTTGGACCCGGCTTATGCATCAAAGCTGTGTCAGCATGGCTGGGAAACAGTCGCCGAAGGCCTCAAGCATGGCGGCATTACCAACATGATGGACAGGCTGTCAAATCCAGCCAAGATTGTAGCCTTTTCTGTGGCGGACGAACTGAAAGAAATCATGGCCCCGCTGTTCCAGAAGCATATGGACGACATTATCACCGGTGAGTTTTCCTCAACTATGATGGAAGACTGGGCAAACGACGACAGGAATCTGCTTGGCTGGCGCGAGGAAACAGCGGAAACCCCGTTTGAAAAAACAGCCGCAGGTGAGATGGAAATTTCCGAACAAGAATACTATGACCGCGGCATACTGATGGTGGCAATGGTAAAAGCAGGCGTGGAGCTTGCCTTCGAAACCATGACTTCCAGCGGCATCATTGCCGAGTCAGCCTATTACGAATCTCTCCATGAGGTACCGCTGATCGCCAACCTGATCGGCCGCAAGAAACTTTACGAGATGAACAAGGTAATTTCTGACACCGCTGAATACGGCTGTTACCTGTTTGCCAACGCCTGCGTTCCACTGCTGGAAGACTTTATGCGGGACATCGACATAGATGTGATAGGCCAAGGCCTGCAACTGACAGATCATGGCGTCGATAATGCGGAACTTATCGCCGTGAACGACAAGATTCGCAGCCACCCCATCGAAACTGTCGGTAAGCAATTGCGATCGCACATGACCGCCATGAAGAAGCTGGTATAG
- the ilvN gene encoding acetolactate synthase small subunit — protein sequence MRHIISVLLENEPGALSRVVGLFSQRNYNIESLTVAPTEDHSLSRLTLTTAGDDRKIEQITKHLNKLVDVVKLVDLSEGAHVERELMLIKVKASGVQRAEVKRTADVFRGQVVDMTQNTFTVQLAGTSDKLDGFISAIGSASVLEVVRTGVSGIARGEKVLSL from the coding sequence ATGAGGCACATTATTTCCGTATTGTTGGAGAACGAGCCCGGCGCCCTGTCGCGCGTGGTAGGGCTGTTTTCTCAGCGCAACTACAACATCGAATCCCTCACTGTTGCGCCTACCGAGGATCATTCCCTGTCCAGGCTGACACTGACGACTGCGGGTGATGATCGCAAAATCGAGCAGATTACCAAGCACCTTAACAAACTGGTTGATGTGGTAAAGCTGGTAGATCTGTCCGAAGGCGCGCACGTGGAGCGTGAGTTGATGCTGATCAAGGTAAAGGCCAGCGGCGTGCAGCGAGCAGAGGTCAAGCGGACGGCTGACGTCTTTCGTGGCCAGGTAGTGGATATGACTCAGAACACTTTTACAGTCCAGTTGGCAGGCACCAGCGACAAACTGGATGGCTTTATAAGCGCCATTGGCTCGGCATCAGTGCTTGAGGTAGTTAGAACCGGTGTGTCGGGTATTGCCCGCGGAGAAAAGGTGCTGAGTCTTTAG